Below is a window of Geomonas oryzisoli DNA.
CGCCGGGGCGTGCGGGTGCTTGAAGGCGGCGATTTTGGCATGGCACCCTGCACTCAGGCAGTTGTCCGCCGCCGCGGCAGTAAGGGCGGAAAGGGCGAGAAGCAAAGGAGACAGCAACAGGTATCTTTTCATGGGGCTTCCTCTTGGGCAGCACCGCTGCAAGGAGAGTTCCGGTCCGGCATCGACTCACATATATACAAATCGATATATTGCAACCGCGCCCTTTGTTAACCCATAAGCGGCCGTAAGTCAATGCGAAATTGGAGAGGCTTCCCCGAGCCTGCACTCACCACTGCGGCTCGCAATTCCGCCTCGCTCCCGCCACGACCGGGGGGCGCGGCAACCATTGTGGGTCATTTGCCCCACCCCGTCGAACGCCCCTTTCTCCGTTGGGGGTTTTCCCGCACCCGACCACCCTCCCCCCGGACCGTTCCCCGCCCCAACCATGCATAAACTTAGATATTTAAATTTACGATCCACCTTGGCTTCGGAATTGCTATAGCCACTGGGTCCGTCGGCCACGCCGCAGGACGCACATCTTTTAATAGCCATCCGTTGCCAACAAAGGAGACCGTGCAATGAAAAGAATCACCAAGAGTATCGCATCGACCACCGCAGCCCTTCTCTGCCTCGCCGGCTGCGCCGGCGCCAACAAGGCGGCCCTGCCCGCAGCGCCCCCGCAGGCACAGGCCGTCGAGGTGAAGGACACGGTGCAGCTGGTAAACGGCGTCGCCATCACCCGCGCCGAGGTCGAGCGGGCCACCCGCGTGCTGCTGTCGCAAGGCGGGCAGCCGCAGCAGCTCCCCCCGCAGGCCATGCAGCAGGCGACCCAGGCCGCCCTTGACCAACTCACCATGGCCGAGCTCCTCTACCAGGAAGCGGCGAAAATCGAGATCAAGGATCTGGACCAGCAAGTCGAGAAGAAAGTGGCCGAAAGCAAGGCGCTCTACCCCTCACCCGCCGCCTTCGAGGAAGCCCTCAAGGGAAGCGGCCTCACCATGGAGGAGATGACCCGCAACGCGCGCAAGACCATCGCGATCAACACCTTCATCGAGCAGCGCTTCGCCTCCAAGGTCCAGGTAAGCGATGCCGACGCGCAGAAGTTCTACCAGGACAACCTGGAGAAATACTTCACCAAGCCGGAAAACGCACGCGCCAGCCACATACTGGTCAAGACCGACGCGAAGATGACGCCGGAGGAGAAGCAAAAGGCGAAGGATAAGGCCGAGGCGCTTTTGAAGCGGGTGAAAGGCGGTGAGGATTTCGCGGCAGTGGCCAAGGCCGAATCGGGCTGCCCCAGCGCGACGGTAGGGGGCGACCTCGGCACCTTCGGCCGCGGCCAGATGGTCCCCCCGTTCGAGAAGGCGGTTTTCGACCTGAAGCCGGGTGAGATCAGCGGCATCGTGGAGAGCCAGTTCGGCTTCCACATCATCAAGCTGGCCGAGAAGCACGAGGCGGGCAAGGTGAGCTACGACGAGGCGAAGGGAAAGATCTTCGAGTACCTGAAGGCGGAGAAGGTGAGACAAGCGGTGACGAGCTTCGTGGACGAATTGAAGAGCAAGGCGAAGATCAGCCGGGTGTAACCGACAGCGTAGGGGCAAAGCACCCTATCACCATACTTGTTATTTATGTTGCAGCCAGCGCCGACCGTCTCCCGGCCTGGCTGCTTTTTTTTCACCCGTTGCGCAACCCGTCCAGCAGCCGGCAGAGCTGGTCCGGGTCGTAGGGCTTCACCGTGGCGGCACAGAAGCCGTAGGCGTGGAAGTCGTGCATGACGACGTCGTCGCTGTAGCCGCTGGAAACGACGAGGCGCGCCGCGGGGTCCCGGGCCAGGATCTGCTTGGCCGCCTCCTTCCCCCCCATGCCGCCCGCGACGGTCAGGTCAAGGAGCGCGGCGAGGAAGGGTGTGCCGCCTTCAAGCGCCTGCTGGTACAGCTCCACCGCCTCCTGGCCGCTGCTGCAGACGGTGACCAGGTATCCCTGGTCGGAGAGCACCCCCGCGGCGAGCTGCCTGATCATCTCCTCGTCGTCCATGACCAGTACCGCATTGCCGCGACGCGGCTCCGGCGCAGGCACCTCGCCGTCGGCGCGCGAGGCGGCCGACGCGAGGCTGAAAACCGGGAGGTACAGGGTGAAGGTGGTCCCCTTCCCCCACTGGCTGTCGAAGGTGATCATCCCGCCGTGCCTGGTGACGATGGAATGTACCGTGGCGAGCCCGAGTCCGGTCCCCAGTTGCGCCTTGGTGGTGAAATACGGGGTGAAGATGCTGGACTTGTCCTCCTCGCGGATGCCGCACCCCTCATCCTGGAAGGAGAGCTCCACGTAGCAGCCGCAAAGCGGGGCCGGCAGCCTGTCCCGCTCGGAACAGACCTGCCTGCCGCGCACGGTGAGCCTTCCCCCCCCCGGCATGGCCTGCACGGCGTTCAGGCAGATGCAGTTGAACGCCTGCCGCATCTGACCGTCGTCGACGAAGACCGGCGGCAGGTGCGGGTCGAGTTCGATACTGACGGTGACGTTGCCCCCCTTGGTGGAGACCAGCACCGACTCCTCGACCAGCGCGGCCACCGGGACCCCCTTGCGCAGTGGCGCCCCCCCTTTGGCGAAGGAGAGGAGCTGGGTGGCGAACCCGGCGGCGCGCTTGGTCGCCTTCTCCGCCTGCTGCAGCAGTTCGTGGGCGTTGTGCGCCGGTTCCAGGAATTTCTTGGCGAAGGAGATGTACCCAAGCACCCCGGTCAAGGCGTTGTTGAAGTTGTGGGCGATGCCCCCCGCCAGCACCCCGATCGATTCCAGCTTCTGGTTCCTTACGATCTGCTGCTGCAGGAGCTCGCGTTCGGTCATGTCGATCATGATATCGACGATGCGGGTGCCGGAACGCTGGTTGCTGCAGTTCAGGTGGCGCACCGAGCCGTCCCAGCACTGGGCGCTGACCTCGTAAAACGTCACCAGGCTACCCTGCTCCCAGGCGGCGATGGCGGCACGGCGTTTCTCGAGCACCCCCTCGCGGTAGGCCCGGTCGGGAAAGATCAGGGCAAAGAGCGTATCCAGGTCGGGCGCCTGGTTGCCGCCGTAGCCGAAAGTTTCCACCATGAAGGAGTTGAGGTACTCGATCTCCCCGTGCTCGTCGGACCAGACGATACCCAGCGGGAGCTGCTGCACCAGGTTCTTCAGTTCCTGGCGCGCCTGGGTCCTCTGCTCGATCTCCTTCTCCAGGTCGAGGTTGACGGCAACCAGCTGCTCCTTCGAGGCGATCTCAAAGTCCATGGCCGCGATCAGCTCCGCGTGCAGGCGGCGATTCTCCTCCTCGCGCTGCCTGAGCGATTCGGCCAACTCGTTGAGAGAGGCCGAAGCGCGCCCCGGCTCGTCATCGGAGACGATGTCGATACGCGAGACGTAGTCGCCGCCATGGACCTTCTCCATCCCCCGCATCAGGGTGTCGAAGGAGGCGGTCACCCGCCGGAGAATGAAGTAACAGGAGAGGCTGACGAAGAGCCAGCAGGTCGTTGCCAGCACCACGCTCAAGGCCGCCAGGCGCCTCCCTTCCCGCCACAGGTCATCGGTGCCGCGATAAAGCCGCACCTCCCCGACCAGGTCGCCCGCCCCGCTCTGCTCGCCAGCGAGGGCCTGTTCCGGGGAAACCGTGAGAGGATGGCCATGCACCTCGGCCGTCTGGCTGATCAGTTGCTCCGACGAGCCGGGGCGCGAGGCGGAGAGCCTGACCAGGACCTTGCCGCGGGCGCTGGCGATCTCGACGGCACGGATCTCGGGGAGGCGGATGGTTTCGGCGGCATGGTTTTCCAGGAGTTCGACGCTTTCCGCGTACAAAGGGAGGCGCACCGCATCGGCCAGGGCACGGGCCTGCAGCTGGAGCATCTGTTCGGCGTGACTCTTGTTCTGGTTGATCTGGTGCAGCACAAACAGGGTGCCGCAGACCACCGCGACTACCGCGGAGAAGACGGTGAAGCGCAGGAAGAGCTTGAACTGGAAGCTGGAGCGGAAGGAGCGAAAGCGCTGGGGCAACGACAACCCGGTCATGGCTGAGGCCCTCCAGTGCAGGGTTGGATCACAATCACAGTGAAGCTACCCTGTAAGACTTTTTTGATTTATGGGACGTGATACTATAACTGACGCATTCGTGTTATCAACTTTTGCGGACAACAAACCACAAAAGAAAAACACAGGCAGTATTAAGGGAAATTATTTTGACAGGTATCTCTTAAGCTGATACGTATACCGCCACCTTTGTGCCAGTTTTTCCAGAAAAAGATGGCGCTGTCAACGTTCTTTTTTCTGATGGGCAGGATTATTGACCGTTAAGTTCCTCCGCAAATTTTTACTCGTCTCGCTGCTGCTCCTGATCCCGCTGGCGCCGCACCGGGCCATGGCCGAGCAAGAAGACGAGGTCACGCGCTCGCTCGGCCTTTCGGAAGAGCAGCCGGACGACATCTCGCGCCTGCCCCGCCCCGCATCCCTCATCGCGGAAAACGTCACCGTAGTCACCGCCGACGAAATCGCCCGGCTGAACGCCCACACCGTGGCCGACGTGCTGCAGACCATCCCGGGCGTGCAGATGGACCTGCTGCAGACACCGGGCGGCATCCTCCTTTACGACATCCTTGGCTCCCCGAACCGGCACGTCCTGGTACAGATCGACGGGGTGCCCCAGAACTTCGTCTCCGCGGAAAACCTGGCCCACGTGGGCATGATCCCGATCCAGATGATCGAACGCATCGAGGTCGTGAAGGGTGCGGCCTCTGCTGCCTGGGGCTCGGCGCTGGGGGGAGTCATCAACATCGTCACCAAGGCCCCGGTGGCCGACCGGGGCGCCGCCGGCCTCGCCTCGGCCTCCATCGGCAAGAAGGCGACCAGCGACCTGAGGGGCGAAGTAAGCGGCACCAGCGACGGCTTCGGGTACTACCTGACCGGTGGGACCATCCGCTCCGACGGGCTGCGGGGCGGCAACAACGTCGACTTCAGCCACGGTTTCGGCAAGATCACCTACGACTTCCTGGGCGGCGCCAAGGCGACCCTGGGGCTCGATGCCCGCTACGCCGACACCGGGACCATGGCCTCGACGCGCTACAACCTGGCCCAGACCGGTGCGACGCACTACCTGGACGGTTATCTCGCCCTGCAGGTGCCGCTCGCCGAGCGCGCGAG
It encodes the following:
- a CDS encoding peptidylprolyl isomerase; amino-acid sequence: MKRITKSIASTTAALLCLAGCAGANKAALPAAPPQAQAVEVKDTVQLVNGVAITRAEVERATRVLLSQGGQPQQLPPQAMQQATQAALDQLTMAELLYQEAAKIEIKDLDQQVEKKVAESKALYPSPAAFEEALKGSGLTMEEMTRNARKTIAINTFIEQRFASKVQVSDADAQKFYQDNLEKYFTKPENARASHILVKTDAKMTPEEKQKAKDKAEALLKRVKGGEDFAAVAKAESGCPSATVGGDLGTFGRGQMVPPFEKAVFDLKPGEISGIVESQFGFHIIKLAEKHEAGKVSYDEAKGKIFEYLKAEKVRQAVTSFVDELKSKAKISRV
- a CDS encoding hybrid sensor histidine kinase/response regulator; translated protein: MTGLSLPQRFRSFRSSFQFKLFLRFTVFSAVVAVVCGTLFVLHQINQNKSHAEQMLQLQARALADAVRLPLYAESVELLENHAAETIRLPEIRAVEIASARGKVLVRLSASRPGSSEQLISQTAEVHGHPLTVSPEQALAGEQSGAGDLVGEVRLYRGTDDLWREGRRLAALSVVLATTCWLFVSLSCYFILRRVTASFDTLMRGMEKVHGGDYVSRIDIVSDDEPGRASASLNELAESLRQREEENRRLHAELIAAMDFEIASKEQLVAVNLDLEKEIEQRTQARQELKNLVQQLPLGIVWSDEHGEIEYLNSFMVETFGYGGNQAPDLDTLFALIFPDRAYREGVLEKRRAAIAAWEQGSLVTFYEVSAQCWDGSVRHLNCSNQRSGTRIVDIMIDMTERELLQQQIVRNQKLESIGVLAGGIAHNFNNALTGVLGYISFAKKFLEPAHNAHELLQQAEKATKRAAGFATQLLSFAKGGAPLRKGVPVAALVEESVLVSTKGGNVTVSIELDPHLPPVFVDDGQMRQAFNCICLNAVQAMPGGGRLTVRGRQVCSERDRLPAPLCGCYVELSFQDEGCGIREEDKSSIFTPYFTTKAQLGTGLGLATVHSIVTRHGGMITFDSQWGKGTTFTLYLPVFSLASAASRADGEVPAPEPRRGNAVLVMDDEEMIRQLAAGVLSDQGYLVTVCSSGQEAVELYQQALEGGTPFLAALLDLTVAGGMGGKEAAKQILARDPAARLVVSSGYSDDVVMHDFHAYGFCAATVKPYDPDQLCRLLDGLRNG